TGTTATTCCTACAACATCAAAAAATTACTGAACacaaattgagtgaaaaaaaatttttggattggATTGGAGTAAAACTATTCGGATATTTCTGCGCAGCATCGATAGAGATGATCATCTCACTGATGACCCACCCGTTGATGGGGAAGAGAAGACGGTTTGGCTAAGGGAAGAtacaaaattatttttgcacCAGTCATGTGAGAACTGGAGAACAGTTAGCTGATATCTTCACTAAGCCTCTAAATGGTCcgagaatttattacatttatgGCAAGATGGGCATGATTAACATCTATGCTCcatcttgagggggagtgttgaaGATATATAATCTGATATTATGGAAAGATTTGATATTGTAAATATTAGGAAAGATTAGATTTgattgattatagtatcatatgattatagtatcatgtgattatagtatcatatattaattaggtaatagtatgattatagtatcatatgaTTATGGTATccacttgtgtatatatatttgtatattgtgtAGTCCAAGAATGAGATGAAGAAGAGtatttttctctcccttttttcttcGTTTACATTGGTCAATCTTGAAAAGCATTTGGTTAAAGAACTTGATAAGATGCTCCTTTTAAGACTAACATTTTCTTGGTTTTAAAGAAATAGAGTAAATTGGGTGTCCTTTGGAGATGAAAATGCTAAATTCTTTAGAAAGAAAATAGaatgaaatttcagttttgggaATTGCTACTGGGGAATGGTAGCAGGATTGGGACATGTTAAAGGTTTTCATGCTTATAGTTTTATATTGATAGTCGCATAAATTGATCAATGAAATATAACTTGATTTGTAATATCCTTGAGGAGACTATGAGAGCAGGTTTTTGACTTCTAATCCCCAAGTTGGATTCTCATGAGAAAGTCAGAAAATTTATGACATACCTCTTTTCAACGCGGTCTACAAATTGCTCGTGAAAGTTATCATAAACAGAATTAAGTCTTTGCTGAGCTGTATTGGTCCACTGCAAATTAGTTTTGTCTCTACGAGGCATGCTGAAGATGCAATATGTTTAGGAAAATTGATGCATAAAATGACTTAAATATTTAAGTTTAATTGGGCTTCTCTTAGACAATACCATATTGTATTCGGGCTCTCTACAGCATTGGTAAACACTGTAATGGCATTGTGGAGTGTTCTGCTCTTGCTATCTTTTGGAAAGTTGCGATAATCGCTTTCTTTAAACCTTAGACAGGGAGGGCAGTACTTTTTGTCCCTAAAATTGTGTTGTTTACATATAATAATCATCTGGTACAATGAAAGGATTGGCACCTTGTAAGTCTTCTCAAAATGGTGCACGTCTCACATTTGTTTTGCAGATGATATCattttgttttctaattttACAAGCATTAACTTCACTGTGTCTGTTTTgccccccttccccctcccctccAGTGCGAAATCTAAGCCTCTCAGAATTGTGGCTAGCAGAATTATGTGCTAGTGTAAAACAAAATGTAACCAATGACTTTGGAAAGTATCTTAGGGTTCCCATAATACATGGAAAGTTAATGCCCAGACTAATAATTGCATAGCGGAGTGAGTGCAAATGTAGAATGCAGGGCTGGAAACTAAGGCTAAAAGGTTGACTTTTGTCAATTTTGTTACTTCTGCCCTTCCATTTATATTCTGTAAATTTTCCTTGAAAAGTGTGATAGTTTTGATGGGCTTCAATTAGATTAATAACACTAATCACATCATCCACCTTGTCAATTGGGACATGGTTACGAGAACCAAGGTCAAAGAGGATCTTGGCATCAAAACCTTGAGGGAGATAAACTCTGCCATTATGGCTGAAAATGGATTGAACTTTAGTCAAGGGAAATAAGCTATTTGGGctgattttttttaatgcttGAGCAAAATTATTGATTAATTATACTTGGAAAGGCTTTGCTTGTAGTTTTCAGAATGTCAATCATGGTTACGGTTGGATTGTGTAGCTTTTGAATGGGAAAATAACACTGTTCTGATTTGATCCTTGGACCTGAAATGTCCTTTGGCCAATGTTATTGATTGTAATACTAAGTTCTCTTGGACTGGTAAAACACATTCTTAAAAAAGTGCTGAGAATGTTTGAGAAAATGATGATCTTTTGGTTTAAAAAGCTTGGAAGTTGAAATGTCCTCATTGGCTGATTGTAGTCTATGGGCTAAATACagaattatttgaaaaatggacTAAAATGGTTTGGGAAGGATTTTGAATGGTGCTTTTAGAAAGGAAAGATGGGACCAAGTCTGATATTTGCTAAACACGTGGTTGTGCAGCAGAGACTTCCTTGCGTGCTCTGCAAGACACTGGTTGTTCAAGCATTGTGTGGTCTTAGATATGCTTGTAGTCTCGCTTATGCTACTTTCTTCAGATCCATAAATTATGACTTTCTGAAGCAAGACCTTATTGATGAAACTGTAGGTCTGTTAGGCAGACCCAGGATTATTTTTAATTGGGAGCACAAGTAACAGcaaattcatttcaattttCTATGTGGTTGTTTGTAGTAATTCTGTTTACATAGCAAGTAAAGCATCATACTTGTTTAACAAGCGCATACGATGTGCTATTTATCGATATCACTTGACAATGGGACTTTTGGAAAAATACTGCTCTGTATATTTAAAGATTGCTCTGAAATAGTATAGTACATTAGTTTCAATAAGTAACCTAAGAAAGCACAAGAACCCAATAACCTTCAACTTATCAAAAGAACAGTAATTTTTTGGGGAATAAATTTAGGATTGTAGTAGTTAATGTAGTGGATGATGCTGATATCTGGTTACTACAATGAATACTTCATATATGCATAGATTTTTTTACAAATTAGTGGGGCAAAATAAATGTTTTTCCAAATCATTATGTCCATAATGCACATTTTTCTCGTGTTAGTGGGGCAAGTGCTCCCGCTGGACATAAGGTACTGCTGCTAGTGTCTAATCCACTTTTTCAGTTTCAACTGCCCCTGGAATATTTTATTTGTTGCTACTTTAGGAGTTCTTTGGCAGAGGATTGGTGTTATTTCTACCTAAGCTACTTTCTTCATAGTTGTTTTAGGGTAAAGAAGATCCATGGACTTCTTTTCATCTGTGGAACATCTATTGGGAGGGGATAGCAGCTGTTCAGATGGTTATCTCCAATACTCCATTGCCAGGTTGGTTTAACTTGCACATGGATGGTAGTGTCATCATCGTAAATCTGTGGCCATGGATGGATTATTCGTAGATGATTGTGGACAAGGATGGTATATGCAGGAAATTTTGGCTACTGGTCCAGGGCCGTAAGACTAGGGTTCATCTTGGCTTGGGATTTGCAGATTGATAAGTTAGAATTAGAGGTTGACTGTACATCTACTGTGCAAAGAAAATGGCAAGTTAGGATTAACCAGTGTTATATGGAATGTAATAGAAATTGATCAGAGGCAATCTTGGACGTAATTTTCTTTTGTGACGCGGCgcgcttctttttttttttaacaaatcaCCCTAGGAATGCTTCTGATATCATTTTTTACAGGACTTCAAGGGGGTTACTAGCATATCATCTTAGGCTTTCTTAAGGCCTCCAGGTAACTCACTTTCCTGCAACCCTGCaagacaaaaaattaaaaattaaaaaaaaaaggaaaaaaaaatcctttgtTTATTTTGGCTCAACATATTTTCCTCACATTTGGTGACCTGTTAAATATTTCCCTCCATCCCAGTGATACTATCATACTTTCTTTTCGGATCTGTCCCAAAATATTTGTCACATTCATTTCGTCATTTGGCAAGTCTACAACTTACTTGATTGATTGGAAATAATGAATGAGGCGACTAAAGTAATTTGAATTTGGCAAAGGAGATAAGGAGAGTGAAAAGTCAACAACTTAACATGTGGCCTACCCGTGCTTCTAACTCCCTCCAATGAATGTGAACTTCTATTTGCTGGCTTATATGGGCCTGCAATACTTTCTATTAGTGCATTTTTTTGTTGAGATAAGGATAAACCTGGAACAAAAGCTCATTATGGGCAATGAAATCACTGTACAAAAAGTTGAAGTCCCGAAAAGCATCAATCTTTTCAGGATGGAGGAggtatcattttcttttttcgaaAGCTCGTATTCAGCATCCAAATGTGTTTGTCAAAGGCAGATTGCTGTGTggaattttttcccttttaaagTGAACTGGTGGATTTGGAAATTCCCTGATTTCCGTGCTACTAAGGAAGTAATCCAAGGAAAGTGAAGTTCCAATAGTAAATTTCTTCTTTGCTCTGTGTACTCTAGAGCTTGCTTCTAGTGTGTCCCAATCATGCAGTTGGTGCAGGAGGAAGTGAAGGATTTGAGATGAGAGCATCTTTGGAGTAATGCTATTATTCTTATAGCTGAACATAGGTTGTTTTTCAGGAAATATGTTTTTTCTGGCATAAAATTAAATGGCTCGGACAATGAGGAGGTCATTTATGTGTCCGGATGTGTGTGTATCCCGTGGATAGTTTAAAACTAGGAAATCTCTTTCTGTAGTGAATAAATATAAGGTTCAGAGCTTTGTATATCGCTTCAAAAGTCTAGTTGCTTTGTATGTAAAAGACCTTTAGTGAATTCCTTCAATATTTGTCACGGTATTTGGGCCTTTATTTAGTACAGTTTGTTGCAGATTGAATTCTGAGAATGAAGAAATTATCATGTCTCAGAGATGGTAAGGTCTGGAGAATTATGCTGTTCTATGGATTTGTCAGACTTAGTAAAAGGAGCCTGATAGTAACAGGAATATAAATAATTGCCTTCCGTTTTTTCTGTCACAAATTCTTCTCTAGCTCCTCCACCTATTCTTTCTTTTACTTTGCTTATAAAGACCACTTGACACCCGATCTATAAAGGTCAAATGAAAAGTATTTGGAAATGGCAAATagacttttttcttttaagttggaaATGGCAAATAGacttagtttattttatttgatatgtGCACTGCATAACATGTCATTTTAAACTTCAAAGAAAGTGAAACAATTATATAACTGCTcagaaaataattttattttgctttagGTTATTCATTCTACTTATTGTTGtttgcttttgatttgtaaGGTTCGCCATCAAGGACATGTACTAAGAGATGGAGAAGATGAATGTCGGTGCACTTTTATTCTATGCTGGCTGCATGGTCCAAGATCTGGCAAATTGACAATTGTTAATATTGCAAACATATGCACCATCCAAGTTGCTGCTCCAGCTGACCTTAGTATAGTTTCCTTTGCAAAATTTGCAAAGCAGAATGTGCAAATAGCTTGCTCCAAATCCTGCATAGTCTCTACTTCAACAGTTGGAGGTCCATCAAAACATAAAGAAGTCATTTGCTTGTCTTCCAGTGTGAAGTCTTCAGCCAAAAGCAGATCGCAGGCAAGTAGCTTGCTATGCTTTCATGCAAACTGTGTGTCTGCATAGGAGCTTGAAGCGTTCGCTGACAAGTTTACTTGGGTTGTAGGATGATGATGCGGTTGAGAGTTTCTGTGGCAATAGAGCGAAAGATGAAGGTGTGTTTAACTTGAATCAGATAATAATGTTTACCTATTTGAAGTTTATTTACTCTTTTATGTTTGGGCATCAGAAAGAGTCAGCCTCGGTGCCGATGTTGATGAAGATAAGGGAGGATATGACACTGCTGAATCTGGTCGTCTCCATTACATATTGATTGACAATTTGGAGAATGATCTATCAGCATCATCAATTAGGCGATTCATTCATGAAAATACCTCTGTTTCACCTCAAGCATACCTGTTTCCAAGTCGATTATCAGTGCCTTCTGCTAGTGGAGCTATTGCTTCAACTTCCAAAAAGAGTCTTGATCAGATTTATGAGTTTTTAATCAATCCTAACCACTTGATTGTTTCTGCTAGGGGAAGGTATAGTGCATATTGTCTGCTCAAAGCTTTAATTGAAAACtggtttcttcttttctttcaacACTGGAAATGTTTCCATCATTCTGTTCTTTTCCATATTCATTTAGATTCTTATGATTGATATTAGTCTGGTTCCATACATACATAGATTTGTTTTGGCTTCTTTATGCAGTCAGATATTCGGATAGAGACTTGTGTCTTACAATGTATTATTCCTGTTTCTATTAACTTTTATGTTACAAGTCATCTACCTTCAAAAGGTAAGTGGGTTGGACACAAGATTTAGGGCCAATTTTATGTACATGCATAATGGTACCTTACACCATGGTAATTTGTTTTGCTTGCAGTTTCTCAAAAGTAAGAAGGTAATTACTAAAACTTTTCTGGAAATAAAGCTAAACGGCAGAAAGTATTATGtcggctctgtttggattgttgTTTTTGGATGTTTTCAGAAAATTTGTAATGTAGCATCTTTACTGATAAATGTTTGTGCGAGACAAAGAAAATGTGGTTGTAAACGTGTTTGAAGTGTTCCTAAAACATGTTTCTGaagaaaatcctaaacaaaCAGAGCTGtgattttcatgattaatttaGCCCCAAAGTCCGAAAGCAACAGCTACCCTCGTCCTATTTGGCAATTTGTGGACATTACCTCAAACTAAATATCTTAATCATGTTGGTATGTATTAGGTTAGGACATGTGTTGTACATGAGACGTTATCTTTTGTGGATAAGTTTTTGCTGTTTCAAAGTAGAACTCAATGGGTTTaagtttgaaagaaaatgtgGTTGATTTGCAGTCTTTTGGATAAGACCTCAGGAAAGAATATTCATGCCTTTCAGCAGCATTTGAGAAAATTCAGATATCGCTTTCTAAAAACTGAAGCTTAAGACATGAGTATTTGCCAACTGACAGGCTAGACGATTATTATCTGGCTAAGCCTGTACTTAAATGAATTAACTTGTGTGTGTACTATGCTTCAAATTCCAATCTgttcattcttcttttccttatTCGGGCTATTGGATGACTTAACAAGATTTATGCTGCTTATGGAGGGCAGGTTGCACAGAATGCTAGAGAAGCCTAAAAAAGACAGCTTGAAATAGAAATTTCAGAAAGGTTGAAATTAGATGCTTGTGGGTCCTGTCCCTTAATAAACTTGGCATGAATACCATTAGGTTCCGTTGACTTTGCTAGGAAAGATTGTAAAGGATATAACTAGGGGGTACAGAGTCATGTgacattttgtggtttataaATATATTGTGGATATCCTGTTGTTGGTTTGTACATACATTTCACTGGCTGAGTATGTGATTCCTGCACTAGTGTATTGAATGGCAAAGCCATTATCTTTTTCCAGGCCATGGGTTATAGGAAAGATGGTGTTGAGTGGAGCATTTCAAGCAACTCTAGGCAGCTTGCCTGATGAATCCCAGGTATGATTGCTACCGATTTacattttgaaatttggaaggaaaagaCAATCGAAAGTACGTAACAATTCACCTGTCATCAGTTGTATATTTGCTCTTTGAAAAATCAGAGTTAGAAGGCATTTTGAACTGTTAATCTAAGAAGCAATGAGATAATTCTGAAGAGTATTTAGGAGAATGACATGTTGGAGAATCATGGTAGTGTGGTATAGCTAGAATGACTTTGAGGTAAGACACCACCAAAAACTGACGAAGATATAACTTCTGTCATCCTGTTCTCTCCTCCATAGTGTATTGGGAAATAGCAAGATATCTCTTGGCTTGTGAGGCCATAAAGGTCTTCCTACACTATTCATCTTTTTAATGGTCATCCAAGGCTCTTTCTGTAAGCTTCTAGTGTACTCAGGTCTCCTCACATGTTTACGTAttatgtaataaataatataagcAAATACAGTTTCAACAGAAATTGATTGAAAAATTGGTCCGACATTGTGATGCCTGTGGTAGTAATGCTACCTACGAAAGAGGAGATGGTTTCCTCCACTGAGGTGTCCCTCTCGTGGGAGCTTGATTGTGATTAGAAAAGGGCTGTTGTAACTTTATAACACTGTACTTATGTCCTATTCTGAGGACCTTCCCATTTGTATGTGGTTTTTCTGTATATGTATGGTTTCCGAAGAATGCAGCACATATTTTCTCAGCAGGGTAGAGGCACAAGACCCTGATATGTCTACAGTTACAAATATGCCTATCTGTGAGAAAACAGAATTCTGAGGCTGTATTACTTGGTACTCTCGTGATGTAAGATGACTCATGAAAAACTTTATCCTGTCTTTTTATTTGAAGGACATATTCTTCCATTCTTCTTGGCCCCTTGCTAGCCCCCcccaacaccaaaaaaaaaattgcccaaaCTTCATGCAGTGATCAGATGATTTCAGACAGTACAGGGTTCATGTATTTTTCAAGTAACAACCTTCATGGTAAACAATTCACACAGTAAACAAGTAGATCTCACCTATATTGTTAAAACATATAATTCACCTCCATGAGAGGAACTTAGGAACTAATAAACTATCTCATTATAGAGTGAATGacttaaattttgaatttttatcaGCTTGAAGCATTAGTAGGGCGATGATGGTTTTTGATGATCGACGGCATGTTTGGTGGAAACCCATTCTTATTAAATACACTGTCAGGAATGGTGAGTGAAAGAGGGAGCAGATGAGATGAGATTGAAATCAATCAATCACCCCCAAAATCAAGCTATCATAATTAGGCTATCTAATTACTATAAATTAAGCTAATGTATCTAGATATATTCAACAAGCTAGAGCTAAGATTACTTCTTTATTCGACTTGGTGACGGCTTTATCCCATATCACTTTAAGACATTGTGATGTAACCAACTCAACCTTCTGGTCTGACTTGCCTTACGAACTTTTGTATCTTCTACCACCAGATCTTGTTTGATATTGCTTGGTTCCTATCAGCATCTCTGAATCATTGCTTTCTGAGACAATATTGCATGTTTATtgaattttccttttccattgtGATAAGTATTTTAGTGGAACTTTTGCAAAAGAGTTGATAGAATTTCCTATTTGGAGGTCTTCTTTGAGATTATGGGTATAGGAAAAATTCAGGAATGGTTTAATTCTGCTTGAGGTTAAATGTTTGGATCATTAGGGGTTAAACTCTTAAAGAACATTCCTGCTATTTGTGCAAAGGGAGTTGCTCTTGGTAGTTCAACATGTCTTCTTTTGTCCATTGGTAGGATACTCGTCTTCTATTCTCATTTTTATTGTGTAAAGATTATTTGTGAAATGTTGTGTGTCTTAGGGTATCGAAAGCTGAATTAGGTCAGAAAGCAGAATACGATTTCTTTTGGAgtcaaattttgatttgtaCGTCCATATAAAACAGCAACCGGTACTTCCCCTTTCCTAGACCTATAGCATCCTTAACCATTATGTTTCCTTAGCCATTGAATTTGTCCGTTCCCCAGAAGTGGCCAAGTCATGGTTCTAGGGAAAATTTGGGTGGTAATAGTTGTCTAGATGTCAGAGCAGATTGGATAATGTTGTTTACTTTGATTGCTATAAGAGAATTACAGAAATCCACTCTTGCTCTTACTTTCTTGCTTTGCTCTTTCATTGCTCTTTCTGCTGTTTTTTCCTACCGTCAAATTTTTCACGACTGACTAGTTTTAAATGGT
The DNA window shown above is from Coffea arabica cultivar ET-39 chromosome 5e, Coffea Arabica ET-39 HiFi, whole genome shotgun sequence and carries:
- the LOC140006481 gene encoding uncharacterized protein isoform X2 — translated: MADVMHEGHNTTGDYDIEYRSKDDDAWYSARVILDNDEKSLVVKLEGFSEASDLKFRADEFENQAAVEEFVKRFRSVSEQLQDRDCYQLVKGKKVCAALSFGLDDLRYYDAVVDDVRHQGHVLRDGEDECRCTFILCWLHGPRSGKLTIVNIANICTIQVAAPADLSIVSFAKFAKQNVQIACSKSCIVSTSTVGGPSKHKEVICLSSSVKSSAKSRSQDDDAVESFCGNRAKDEERVSLGADVDEDKGGYDTAESGRLHYILIDNLENDLSASSIRRFIHENTSVSPQAYLFPSRLSVPSASGAIASTSKKSLDQIYEFLINPNHLIVSARGRPWVIGKMVLSGAFQATLGSLPDESQDEFKKERLIKELQVVPSGTEAYKTAMQLRDLYIDFVNHEKLLYKRLAFEESRILKSSSSVETRNGEGC
- the LOC140006481 gene encoding uncharacterized protein isoform X1, producing MADVMHEGHNTTGDYDIEYRSKDDDAWYSARVILDNDEKSLVVKLEGFSEASDLKFRADEFENQAAVEEFVKRFRSVSEQLQDRDCYQLVKGKKVCAALSFGLDDLRYYDAVVDDVRHQGHVLRDGEDECRCTFILCWLHGPRSGKLTIVNIANICTIQVAAPADLSIVSFAKFAKQNVQIACSKSCIVSTSTVGGPSKHKEVICLSSSVKSSAKSRSQDDDAVESFCGNRAKDEERVSLGADVDEDKGGYDTAESGRLHYILIDNLENDLSASSIRRFIHENTSVSPQAYLFPSRLSVPSASGAIASTSKKSLDQIYEFLINPNHLIVSARGRPWVIGKMVLSGAFQATLGSLPDESQDEFKKERLIKELQVVPSGTEAYKTAMQLRDLYIDFVNHEKLLYKRLAFEESRILKSSSSVETRNGDKRANACEGC